The Vescimonas coprocola genome includes a window with the following:
- the ygeW gene encoding knotted carbamoyltransferase YgeW, which yields MSKTLELARHLETLHINDMYKTDFYWTWDKTDDEIDAIFTVADALRDLRERNKSTRIFDSGLGISLFRDNSTRTRFSFASACNLLGLEEQVLDEKKSQIAHGETVRETANMVSFMADVIGIRDDMYIGEGHKYQKTFMDALEEGYRDGILEQRPTLVNLQCDVDHPTQCMADMLHVIHYFGGVENLKGKKVAMTWAYSPSYGKPLSVPQGVIGLFTRFGMDVTLAHPEGYDVMPEVEAIARQNCEKYGSRFHKTNDMKEAFRDADIVYPKSWAPFAAMEERTKLYAKGDQAGIDALEKKLLAQNAEHKDWACTEEMMKLTRDGKALYMHCLPADITGLSCEEGEVDNSVFDRYIVPLYKQASYKPYIIAAMIFMSQVKDPVRTLMAMDEGDGKRKSF from the coding sequence ATGAGCAAGACGCTTGAGCTGGCACGTCATCTGGAGACGCTGCACATCAACGATATGTACAAAACCGACTTCTACTGGACCTGGGACAAGACCGACGACGAGATCGACGCCATCTTCACCGTGGCCGACGCCCTGCGGGACCTGCGGGAGCGCAACAAGAGCACCCGCATCTTTGACTCCGGTCTGGGCATCTCCCTGTTCCGTGACAACTCCACCCGTACCCGCTTCTCCTTCGCCTCCGCCTGCAATCTGCTGGGCCTGGAGGAACAGGTGCTGGACGAGAAGAAGTCTCAGATCGCCCACGGCGAGACCGTCCGTGAGACGGCCAACATGGTGTCCTTCATGGCCGATGTCATCGGCATCCGGGACGATATGTATATCGGTGAGGGCCACAAGTATCAGAAGACCTTTATGGACGCTCTGGAGGAGGGCTACCGGGACGGCATTCTGGAGCAGCGCCCCACGCTGGTGAACCTCCAGTGCGACGTGGATCACCCCACCCAGTGCATGGCCGATATGCTGCACGTCATCCACTACTTCGGCGGTGTGGAGAACCTGAAGGGCAAGAAGGTGGCCATGACCTGGGCCTACTCCCCCAGCTACGGCAAGCCCCTGTCCGTGCCTCAGGGCGTCATCGGCCTGTTCACCCGCTTCGGCATGGATGTGACGCTGGCTCATCCCGAGGGCTACGACGTCATGCCGGAGGTGGAGGCCATCGCCCGCCAGAACTGCGAGAAGTACGGCTCCCGGTTCCACAAGACCAACGACATGAAGGAAGCCTTCCGGGATGCCGATATCGTCTATCCCAAGAGCTGGGCACCCTTCGCCGCCATGGAGGAGCGCACCAAGCTGTACGCCAAGGGCGATCAGGCCGGCATCGATGCGTTGGAGAAGAAGCTGCTGGCTCAGAACGCCGAGCATAAGGACTGGGCCTGCACCGAGGAGATGATGAAGCTCACCCGTGACGGCAAGGCGCTGTATATGCACTGCCTGCCCGCCGATATCACCGGCCTGAGCTGCGAGGAGGGCGAGGTGGACAACTCCGTCTTCGACCGCTACATCGTGCCTCTGTACAAGCAGGCCTCCTACAAGCCCTATATCATCGCCGCTATGATCTTCATGTCTCAGGTGAAGGACCCCGTTCGTACGCTGATGGCCATGGATGAGGGTGACGGTAAGCGTAAATCCTTCTAA